The stretch of DNA CTTTCCCTGGGCGGCCGAGGTTGCCGTTCGTGGTGACAAGCATCGAGCCATGGATCGCGAGCATCTCTACAAGACCACGACCCGGGAATTCAATTCTGCCTTCACCCTGACTGGCGCGACGGAGATGGCCTGCGCGACTTTCGCCACGCCGGTCACCGTACTCAAGCTGCTGCAGATCGCCAAGGAGCTGAAAGACGTCAGTTTCGAGTTTTCCTCCCAGAGCCGCCTATGCGTGAGCTTCAACAATGATGATGTGGTCGGCATCGCTACCTCGGCGGTAAGCCTTGCGGAGCCGGTCGCCTTTCATGCCGGCTTGATGCAGGGGGCGACGATGCCGCGCCTGAGACTGGTGCTGGAGCTGTTGCACCAGTTTGCCGAGTTGCATGACGACAATTTCAATCTACCGAAGAAAAGAACGCAGGACATGGAGCAGTAAATGATCATCCTTCTTACAGCGATACTGGTGGCCTGGCTCCTCTGGTATTACTACAACAAGATTGTCGGCGCAGGGAACCGCGCTCAGCGCGCATGGGCCGATGTGCTTGTGTATGAGCGGCAGAAGATCAAGGTGCTGGATGCCCTGGAGGAACAGGCTTCCAGCTTCAAGATCTATGAAAGCAACGTGCTGGAGAAAGTGGTGGGCCTGCGTTCGGCCCTCGGAAGGTTGCCTGAGGCGGCCAGTGGGGAGGCGCTGAAGTCGACGCAGATGGCCACTAGGGAACTGGTGGGGGGGCTGAACATGGCCTTTGAGGCCTATCCGGAACTCAAGGCGGCGGGAATCGTCAGTGGGTTGATGAAGGAAATCGTCGAACAGCAGGCGAACATTGCAGCCGCCGTTACGGTCTTCAACCGGACCGTCGAGGAGTTCAATAACTGCATCCAGATGTTCCCCAGTTCGATGGTCAACGCGGTCATCAACAAGAAGCAGGCTATTACGCCGTTTTCCGATAAGGAAGCCGCCGCGAGTTTTGATTACAAGCCGAATTTCTGATGGCAAATGCCTGTTTGTAACGCCAGGCCAATAAAGAAAACCGTTTGGGCCCGCGCGAGGTCGGGGTGATGACTGATATAATCCCGGCCTTTCGTGGAGAACAGACCTTTATGCCAACGTCCTTTCTAGAAATTGTCGAATTGCCAGACGGTCGTATCGAGCTGCGCAGGGCCGAGGACGAGGGTTCTCTGGTCACTCTGGACTTTTCAGAGGATGCCAAAGCCTTCTTGCAAGGCCAGCATGTCGAGGTGGCCAAGGCCATGTTGAGCGTGGGTGTGCAGATGGCGGGTCGCCTGGTTGAAGGCGAATTGGAGAAAGAAGAGGGGCCACGGATTCTTCACTGAGTCCGTTTGTCGGTTTTTTTGCTGTCGTTCGTCGCCTCCTTCCGGCTTCTCAATCCTGGAGAAGCCTTGTGTCATTCAAGCGTGTCCATCGACGCTTCTAGCGGTCAGCCCAGACGAATATTCAGGCTTTGTGCGTCGCCCGTGCGGGCTGCGCTGATGAGCTGTTGACGGGCGCTGCTGTTCAACGGGTTGAGCCAGCTGACAACGGTGTGGCTGCGTCCCAGGCGCAGCGCCTCGCAAGCCAGTTGTTGCGCGCTTTGGGCGCCGCGCGGGTGCAGCAGCAGAATTCGTTCGCGGTTCAGGCCGGCATCGCGCAACCAGGCCTGGGTCAGGCTGGCCGGTGGGGCAATCAATGTCAGCCAGCGCGCATCCTGGTCCTGGCTCAGTTCCCTGAGGATGGGCGCCAGCAGGCTCAGGCAATTCCCGGCGGCACCGCGTAACGACAGTTCACTGAAGGCTTCCGGTTCGTTGCTCCAGGGCGATTCGACGACCTCTTTGAGGATAGGCGCCAGGGGTTGGGCCATGAACGCTTCGAACAGTGGCAGTTGTGCATGCTGTGGTGTGTGAGGGAACTGCATACAGCCTCCTTTAGCGGCGAATGACGCCGACACTCAAGCCTTCGATCACCAGGTCCTGATCTTTCAGGTTGACTTCGATAGGGGCGAACTCAGGGTTTTCGGCAATCAGCCAGACTTTGCTGCCTTCGCGCTTGAAGCGTTTCACGGTGACTTCGTCGCCAATGCGGGCGACGACGACCTGGCCGTTGCGGGCCTCGCGAGTGGTATGCACGGCCAGCAGGTCGCCGTCGAAGATGCCGATGTCCTTCATGCTCATGCCGTGAACTCGCAGCAGGTAGTCGGCACGTGGATGGAAGAAGGCCGGATTGATGTTGCAGGACTCTTCGATGTGCTGCTCGGCGAGAATTGGAGCACCGGCGGCAACCCGGCCGATGATGGGCAGGCTGGAGTCGTCGGGCTTGGCTTCGAACCCCGGGATGCGAATGCCGCGGGAGGCGCCTGGAGTCATTTCGATCGCGCCCTTGCGGGCCAGCGCCTTGAGGTGTTCTTCAGCGGCGTTGGGCGACTTGAAACCCAGTTCCTGGGCGATTTCCGCGCGGGTCGGTGGGTAGCCGTTGTCTTCGAGGCAACGTTTGATAAAAGCCAGAATCTCAGCTTGGCGTGGCGTCAGTTTTAGCATGTCGATCGCTCTGTCTTTTTATACAGTGACTGGAATTATATACAGTGAATGCCGCTTGGCAATCCTCCTTTTTCCAATCGCCGCTGGACGGTCGGGTCGCCGCTGCGCATGCCTGGTGTCGCGTGGCTGGCTACAGGAGGCGGCAGGTATGATTAAATAGCTGACTGACCGGCCGCAAAACGGACAGGCAGGCTTGACAAGGCTGGGGCTGAAACGTATGTTTCAAACAAGTGTTTGTCAGGCGGAGTAGCCATGGCCCAGTCGGAAACCGTTGAACGCATTCTCGATGCTGCCGAGCAGTTGTTCGCGGAAAAAGGTTTTGCCGAAACCTCATTGCGGCTGATCACCAGCAAGGCCGGGGTCAACCTGGCGGCGGTGAATTATCATTTCGGTTCCAAAAAGGCCCTGATCCAGGCGGTGTTCTCGCGCTTCCTCGGGCCGTTCTGCGTTAGCCTCGACCGTGAGCTGGAGCGGCGTTCGGCCAAGCCGGACAGCAAGCCAAGCCTCGAAGAGCTGCTGGAAATCCTCGTCGAGCAGGCCCTGGTGGTTCAGCCTCGCAGCGGCAACGACCTGTCCATTTTCATGCGCCTTCTGGGCCTGGCCTTCAGCCAGAGCCAGGGGCACCTGCGACGTTATCTGGAAGACATGTACGGCAAGGTGTTCCGCCGCTACATGCTGCTGGTCAATGAAGCCGCTCCACGTATTCCACCGATCGAACTGTTCTGGCGTGTGCACTTCATGCTGGGGGCGGCGGCGTTCAGCATGTCGGGGATCAAGGCCTTGCGTGCGATTGCCGAGACCGACTTCGGGGTCAATACCTCGATCGAGCAGGTAATGCGCCTGATGGTGCCATTCCTTGCGGCCGGCATGCGCGCCGAAACCGGTGTCACCGACGATGCCATGGCCACGGCGCAGCTCAAGCCGCGCAGCAAATCGACTCCGGCGGTCGCCAAGGCCTGACCGTCCGGGTGGGCGCGGCAGCTTACATCCGCTAAGCTAGCCGCCCATGCCAACTCTCGTTTCCTACCTCTCTTTACACCTTTCGCCGATCGTCGCTTGCCGGGCCTTGCCGCCGGCAATGGATTCGTGCGTCCGCGCCACGCCAGCACCCTTTGCGGTGCCGTGCGCGCACTTCGTTACTAAGGAATTGCTATGACCACAGGCCTGCAAGGCTCCTTGATGGTGGATGTCGCCGGTACCTGGCTGACGGCTGAAGATCGCCAACTCCTGCGCCAGCCCGAAGTGGGTGGGCTGATCATCTTTGCCCGCAATATCGAGCATCCGCGGCAGGTGCGTGAGTTGAGCGCGTCCATCCGGGCGATTCGCCCGGACCTGCTGCTGGCGGTGGACCAGGAGGGCGGTCGCGTGCAACGCCTGCGCCAGGGCTTCGCGCGGCTGCCGGCCATGCGCGCCATCGCCGACAATCCGAATGCCGAGTACCTGGCCGAGCAGTGCGGCTGGATCATGGCCACCGAAGTGCTGGCCGTCGGCCTGGACCTGAGCTTCGCGCCGGTGCTGGACCTCGATCATCAGCGCAGCGCCGTGGTGGGCACCCGTTCCTTCGAGGGCGACCCCGAGCGCGCCGCCTTGCTGGCAGGCGCCTTTATCCGTGGCATGAACAGCGCCGGCATGGCGGCCACGGGCAAGCATTTTCCCGGGCACGGCTGGGCCGAGGCGGACTCCCACGTGGCGATCCCCAATGACGAGCGCAGCCTCGACGAGATTCGCGCCAAGGACCTGGTGCCTTTCGCGCGCCTGAGCAAGCAGCTGGCGGCGGTGATGCCGGCCCACGTCATCTATCCTCAGGTCGATGCCCAGCCAGCCGGGTTCTCCCGCCGTTGGTTGCAGGAGATCCTGCGTGGTGAATTGCAGTTCGACGGTGTCATCTTCAGTGACGATCTGTCGATGGCCGGTGCCCATGTGGTGGGCGATGCCGCGAGCCGGATCGAAGCGGCGCTGTCGGCCGGTTGCGACATGGGCCTGGTGTGCAACGACCGGGCGGCGGCCGAGCTGGCCCTGAGCGCGGCCCAGCGTCTGAAAGTGACGCCGTCGGCGCGTATTGCGCGGATGCGTGGCCAGGCGTTTGCCTGCACCGACTATCGTCAGGATCCGCGTTGGCTGACGGCGCTCGGCGCGCTCAAAGATGCCCAACTGATCGATTAAGGGCTTTTGCGATGACGGTTTACGCGATTATCGGCGGTACCGGCCTGACCCGGCTCGAAGGCTTGAGCATTCACCAATCCTTGCCCCTGGATACGCCCTATGGCGCTCCGTCGGCGGATATCCAGAAGGGTGAATACGCCGGTCGCGAGGTGCTGTTTCTGGCGCGTCACGGTCATCCCCATCGCTTCCCGCCGCATCAGGTGAACTATCGGGCCAATCTCTGGGCGCTGAAGCAGGCTGGCGCCGAGGCGATTCTGGCGGTCAACGCGGTGGGTGGCATTCATCCGGCGATGGGCTCCGGGCATTTCTGCGTGCCGCATCAGCTGATCGACTACACCAGCGGTCGTGAGCACACCTATTTTGCCGACGACCTGGAGCAGGTCACCCACATCGACTTCAGCTATCCCTACAGCGAGTCGCTGCGCCAGCAATTGATTGCCGCGCTGGCCGCCGAAGGCTGCGAATTCAGCAGTCAGGGCGTGTACGCCTGCACCCAGGGGCCACGCCTGGAAACCGTGGCGGAGATCGCCCGCCTGGAGCGTGACGGCTGCGACATCGTCGGCATGACCGGCATGCCGGAAGCGGCGCTGGCCCGGGAGTTGGAGTTGGATTACGCCTGCCTGGCGCTGGTGGTGAACCCGGCGGCAGGCAAGTCCGCGACGGTGATTACCATGGCTGAGATCGAACAGGCATTGGAGGACGGCATGGGCAAGGTGCAGGCGACGCTGGCGCGGGTCCTCACGGCAAACCTGTAGCCGCTGCCGAAGGCTGCGGCCGAGTGCGTAGCGCTCGCAAAACCTGAATCCACGGTATTTACGTCTGCTGCACAGCCGATCGCAGGCTGCACCAGCGGCTCCAGATCAGCGTCCGCCTTTCTTGTCGGGCAGCGGGGCGAAGAGGGCTTCGATGTCTTCGCTCTGCAGCTTCCAATCCCCGGCCTTGCGCCCATCCAGCACGCCCGCGGCCAGGTCGGACTTCTCCTGCTGCAGGTGCTGGATTTTCTCTTCCACCGTGCCGCGGGCAATCAGCTTGTAGACGAACACCGGCTTCTCCTGGCCGATCCGATAGGCGCGGTCGGTGGCCTGGTTTTCCGTGGCCGGGTTCCACCAGGGGTCGTAATGGATCACGGTGTCGGCTTCGGTCAGGTTGAGGCCGACGCCGCCGGCTTTCAGGCTGATCAGGAAGATCTGCAACTTGCCGCCCTGGAAGTCCCTGACCGGCGTGCGGCGATCGCGAGTCTGTCCGGTCAGCAGGGCGTAGGCGACATTGCGGCGCTTCAGTTCGGCTTCGATCAGGCTCAGCATCGAGGTGAATTGCGAGAACAGCAGGATGCGCCGACCCTCGTCGAACAGTTCCTCGAGCATCTCCATCAGGCTGTCGAGCTTGCCGGAGGAACTGCCTCGCGCCGGCACCGCGTCTTCGTTGACCAGGCGCAGGTCGCAGCACACCTGGCGCAGTTTCAGCAACGCTTCAAGAATGATGATCTGGCTGCGGGCCACGCCCTTGCGGGTGATCTCGTCGCGGACTTTCTTGTCCATGGCCAGGCGCATGGTTTCGTACACATCGCGCTGGGCTTCATTGAGCTCCACCCAATGGATGATCTCGGTCTTGGGCGGCAGTTCGGTGGCCACCTGTTCCTTGGTGCGGCGCAGCAGGAAGGGCTTGATCCGCCCATTGAGGTGCTGCAGGCGCACTTCGCTGGCGTGCTTTTCAATCGGCACGCGGTAGTCGCGATTGAAGCTCTTCACGTCCCCCAGCCAGCCGGGCAACAGGAAATGGAACAGCGACCACAGCTCGCCCAGGTGATTCTCCAGCGGCGTGCCGCTCAGGCACAGGCGCTGCCGGGCATTGAGCGCACGCGCGGCCTGGGCCGCCTTGCTCGACGGGTTCTTGATGTATTGCGCCTCATCCAGCACCAGGACATGCAGGGGCAGGGCGGCGAGTTGCTCGACATCCTTGGGCAGCAACGCGTAGGTGGTCAGGATCAGGTCGTAGTCGTTCAGCCGGGCGAAGTGCTTATGGCGGCCGGCGCCATACAGGGCCAGGACCTTGAGTTGCGGCGTGAAGTGCGCCGCCTCGTCGAGCCAGTTGGGGATCAGGCTGGTGGGCATCACCACCATGCACGGCCGATCCAGGCGCCCGGCGTTCTTTTCGCTGAGCACATGGGCCAGGGTCTGCAGGGTTTTGCCCAGGCCCATGTCGTCGGCCAGGATGCCACCGACTTCCAGCTGGCGCAGGGACTGCATCCAGCTCAGGCCTTCGAGCTGATAGGGGCGCAGCGTGGCGTTCAGGCCCGCCGGCGCGGGGGCCGAGTAGTCCTTGATGTCGCGCAGCCGCTGGGCGAAGGAGCGGATGTGTTCGCCGCCTTCCCAGAGCAGGGGCAGGTCTTCCAGCGGATTGAGGCGGGTCGCGTCGGCACTGCTCAGGCGCAGTGTGGTTTCGCCGGG from Pseudomonas chlororaphis subsp. chlororaphis encodes:
- a CDS encoding LemA family protein; translated protein: MIILLTAILVAWLLWYYYNKIVGAGNRAQRAWADVLVYERQKIKVLDALEEQASSFKIYESNVLEKVVGLRSALGRLPEAASGEALKSTQMATRELVGGLNMAFEAYPELKAAGIVSGLMKEIVEQQANIAAAVTVFNRTVEEFNNCIQMFPSSMVNAVINKKQAITPFSDKEAAASFDYKPNF
- the sulA gene encoding SOS-induced cell division inhibitor SulA, giving the protein MQFPHTPQHAQLPLFEAFMAQPLAPILKEVVESPWSNEPEAFSELSLRGAAGNCLSLLAPILRELSQDQDARWLTLIAPPASLTQAWLRDAGLNRERILLLHPRGAQSAQQLACEALRLGRSHTVVSWLNPLNSSARQQLISAARTGDAQSLNIRLG
- the lexA gene encoding transcriptional repressor LexA, with protein sequence MLKLTPRQAEILAFIKRCLEDNGYPPTRAEIAQELGFKSPNAAEEHLKALARKGAIEMTPGASRGIRIPGFEAKPDDSSLPIIGRVAAGAPILAEQHIEESCNINPAFFHPRADYLLRVHGMSMKDIGIFDGDLLAVHTTREARNGQVVVARIGDEVTVKRFKREGSKVWLIAENPEFAPIEVNLKDQDLVIEGLSVGVIRR
- a CDS encoding TetR/AcrR family transcriptional regulator; this translates as MAQSETVERILDAAEQLFAEKGFAETSLRLITSKAGVNLAAVNYHFGSKKALIQAVFSRFLGPFCVSLDRELERRSAKPDSKPSLEELLEILVEQALVVQPRSGNDLSIFMRLLGLAFSQSQGHLRRYLEDMYGKVFRRYMLLVNEAAPRIPPIELFWRVHFMLGAAAFSMSGIKALRAIAETDFGVNTSIEQVMRLMVPFLAAGMRAETGVTDDAMATAQLKPRSKSTPAVAKA
- the nagZ gene encoding beta-N-acetylhexosaminidase, whose protein sequence is MQGSLMVDVAGTWLTAEDRQLLRQPEVGGLIIFARNIEHPRQVRELSASIRAIRPDLLLAVDQEGGRVQRLRQGFARLPAMRAIADNPNAEYLAEQCGWIMATEVLAVGLDLSFAPVLDLDHQRSAVVGTRSFEGDPERAALLAGAFIRGMNSAGMAATGKHFPGHGWAEADSHVAIPNDERSLDEIRAKDLVPFARLSKQLAAVMPAHVIYPQVDAQPAGFSRRWLQEILRGELQFDGVIFSDDLSMAGAHVVGDAASRIEAALSAGCDMGLVCNDRAAAELALSAAQRLKVTPSARIARMRGQAFACTDYRQDPRWLTALGALKDAQLID
- a CDS encoding S-methyl-5'-thioinosine phosphorylase — its product is MTVYAIIGGTGLTRLEGLSIHQSLPLDTPYGAPSADIQKGEYAGREVLFLARHGHPHRFPPHQVNYRANLWALKQAGAEAILAVNAVGGIHPAMGSGHFCVPHQLIDYTSGREHTYFADDLEQVTHIDFSYPYSESLRQQLIAALAAEGCEFSSQGVYACTQGPRLETVAEIARLERDGCDIVGMTGMPEAALARELELDYACLALVVNPAAGKSATVITMAEIEQALEDGMGKVQATLARVLTANL
- a CDS encoding DEAD/DEAH box helicase, whose translation is MPPTLTKPLAPSWVSRFKEQALERGRRYALENRVRIVQAGDSVITASCEGSGGNVYRQTISLRESAKNTLLMVEASCTCPVRSNCKHIAAVLLKIEETLAYPAAAKDAELLEKLQAVLENRSPAPLPQQIVDNVQPVPRLWLASIEFSAFEPRNGKMQRYIQHRAALSFSYLEEYVSGQKNADVVIRQEHQTLRIKRQPEVEQRYREQLRALGFKIATRQSKALPESAGELYEMVNDSAWLTFTLNELPKLRTQGWELQIDDDFGFDLTAVDDWYATVDEAPGRDWFDLELGIIVNGERLSLLPILLNLMRSHTEILNPERLARRRDDELILVNIPGRPNSPNGPLQVALPYGRLKPVLATLGEFYLQEPGETTLRLSSADATRLNPLEDLPLLWEGGEHIRSFAQRLRDIKDYSAPAPAGLNATLRPYQLEGLSWMQSLRQLEVGGILADDMGLGKTLQTLAHVLSEKNAGRLDRPCMVVMPTSLIPNWLDEAAHFTPQLKVLALYGAGRHKHFARLNDYDLILTTYALLPKDVEQLAALPLHVLVLDEAQYIKNPSSKAAQAARALNARQRLCLSGTPLENHLGELWSLFHFLLPGWLGDVKSFNRDYRVPIEKHASEVRLQHLNGRIKPFLLRRTKEQVATELPPKTEIIHWVELNEAQRDVYETMRLAMDKKVRDEITRKGVARSQIIILEALLKLRQVCCDLRLVNEDAVPARGSSSGKLDSLMEMLEELFDEGRRILLFSQFTSMLSLIEAELKRRNVAYALLTGQTRDRRTPVRDFQGGKLQIFLISLKAGGVGLNLTEADTVIHYDPWWNPATENQATDRAYRIGQEKPVFVYKLIARGTVEEKIQHLQQEKSDLAAGVLDGRKAGDWKLQSEDIEALFAPLPDKKGGR